TACTGTTCCTGGTCGCTCCTGGATGAATTCATGACGGCACTTGCACAGACCAAGGATATATCGGATGGGGAGGTGAAACTGGAAGAACGCTTTCATGACCGTGTTATGTCGGTTGGCGCTGGGGAGTACTTCCGGCCTTGGCCATGGGGAGTTGATCGCTTGCGACCGTTGCCGCAGGGTGACGATCCATTCTACGCACAACAACTCACAGACGGCGAGCTGGATTATATGACCGCCAAAATCATGGAAGGACAAAATGACTGAAAAAGGGTACCTGAAAAGCTGGCGGTTTTGCGAAGAGTGCCAGAACGTGGTGCATAAAAGCGGTGACGGATCGTGGCCGGCCTGCAACCACGACTGGAGGCCAAACAGCCCGGCAGGGGTTCTGTCAAACCAGAAGAAAGAGCTGGAGCTTTTCGGACCAAGCGAACAGGCTCGTTTTCGGCTTTGCGCCAGAACCTATCAAAGTCCGGTCGAGCTCTTTTATCTGGTAGAGTTTATCCGGAAATTTGCAAAGGGTTCTCCGATCCGGACAATTGTAGAAATCGGCTCCTATCACGGCGGAACCGCCGATTTCTTTGATCGATATTTCATGCCTGAGATGCTTATATGCATCGATCTGAATTTCGAGCATTGGACTGCTCCGGAGGATACCGCGCTCCGGATTGAAGGAGATACGCGAGATGCTCGGACGCTCGAAGATGTTAAGATATATCTTAAAAACGAGCCCGTTGATTTCCTTTTCATAGACGGCGATCATTCCATCGATGGCGCACGGAATGACTGGGAAAAATACTCCCCGCTGGTCCGGAATGGAGGGGTGATCGCGTTCCACGATACGGGCGCGATCCCGGCAGTCAGGCAGGTTTTCGAAGAGGTTNNNNNNNNNNNNNNNNNNNNNNNNNNNNNNNNNNNNNNNNNNNNNNNNNNNNNNNNNNNNNNNNNNNNNNNNNNNNNNNNNNNNNNNNNNNNNNNNNNNNACACGGAGACTTCAATCATGCCTATCACCAGATGCCAGGTTTGCGGCATTGAAATATGCTACCCTCGAGGCGAATCCGCGCAGCATCTTTGCCAGAAAGAGATCTCTGTCGCTCCTGAGCCCATGGCCGATATCCTCCCTGAAGAGGTCGAGTCTGAAAAGGCCCAGGACGATTTCGAAGAGGGTGAGAACGTCGATCCCGATGTTCAACCGAAACACCGGCGAAAGCGCTTCTCCGACCCCGAGATGCAAGAGGATGTCAAGGAATGAAGTATCAGTTCCGTTGCCCATGGTGCGGCAAGCGGTACTTTGATTTCGATGCGCTCGCCGGGGAGATAGGATTCCGGTGTGAAAGTGAGGCCTGCAAAAAGGCTGGCGA
This sequence is a window from bacterium. Protein-coding genes within it:
- a CDS encoding class I SAM-dependent methyltransferase — its product is MTEKGYLKSWRFCEECQNVVHKSGDGSWPACNHDWRPNSPAGVLSNQKKELELFGPSEQARFRLCARTYQSPVELFYLVEFIRKFAKGSPIRTIVEIGSYHGGTADFFDRYFMPEMLICIDLNFEHWTAPEDTALRIEGDTRDARTLEDVKIYLKNEPVDFLFIDGDHSIDGARNDWEKYSPLVRNGGVIAFHDTGAIPAVRQVFEEV